From a single Lolium rigidum isolate FL_2022 chromosome 7, APGP_CSIRO_Lrig_0.1, whole genome shotgun sequence genomic region:
- the LOC124677835 gene encoding protein PHLOEM PROTEIN 2-LIKE A10-like gives MDRVLVFSRRRRRWILCAGAAAAAYLIYHHPSVAARRRRISRLTSALSSLADAVAAVAADLAAFLRSDSDVLPPTLTQLSKLASSPEASASASALSGALTAGVLRGYNSASGPASGAEVPLSDRLVEKLFSPEGERLVSAVAGSFGRDLVLAFYSLPADPSESSPASWVDVVTRGSCRRAIRSWVEVFTATAVGVFIDKTIHINTYDQICAAATNPAYDARLQELLVALCSASIETLVKTSHGVLSNTSGSSSSSGNGGSREGWTETVSSALAVPGNRKLALDLTGRATFEAVRSFLEFVLWRLHDGAKAGADATVRAGLCALRSMSERSMVIAAICIVLCLYVLNGTWLLSPA, from the coding sequence ATGGACCGCGTCCTCGTCTtctcccgtcgccgccgccgctggatcctctgcgccggcgctgccgctgccgcctatCTCATATACCACCACCCGTCCGTCGCCGCCCGCCGACGCCGCATCTCCCGCCTCACCTCAGCTCTCTCGTCCCTTGCCGACGCCGTAGCCGCCGTCGCCGCAGacctcgccgccttcctccgatCCGACTCCGACGTGCTACCCCCCACGCTCACGCAGCTCTCCAAGCTCGCGTCATCCCCCgaggcgtccgcctccgcctccgcgctctCCGGCGCGCTCACCGCCGGCGTGCTCCGCGGCTACAACTCCGCCTCGGGTCCAGCGTCCGGGGCCGAGGTGCCGCTTTCCGACCGTCTTGTCGAGAAGCTCTTCTCCCCAGAAGGAGAGCGGCTCGTGTCAGCCGTGGCGGGCAGCTTCGGGCGCGACCTCGTGCTCGCCTTCTACTCGCTCCCAGCCGATCCTTCGGAGTCATCGCCGGCGAGCTGGGTCGACGTGGTCACCAGGGGGAGTTGCCGGAGGGCGATCCGCAGCTGGGTCGAGGTCTTCACGGCCACCGCCGTGGGCGTCTTCATAGACAAGACCATCCACATCAACACCTACGACCagatctgcgccgccgccacAAACCCCGCCTACGACGCCAGGCTACAAGAGCTTCTCGTTGCACTCTGCAGCGCTTCCATCGAGACGCTGGTCAAGACCTCCCACGGCGTACTCTCAAATACCAGTGGCAGCAGCAGTTCAAGTGGCAATGGTGGGAGCAGGGAAGGATGGACAGAGACGGTCTCCAGTGCGCTTGCTGTTCCTGGCAACCGGAAACTTGCGCTGGATCTGACGGGCAGGGCGACGTTCGAGGCAGTGCGGTCGTTCCTCGAGTTTGTGCTGTGGAGGCTGCACGATGGAGCAAAGGCTGGTGCTGATGCAACTGTAAGGGCTGGGCTGTGTGCTTTGAGGTCTATGAGCGAAAGATCCATGGTTATCGCTGCCATCTGCATAGTATTGTGCTTGTATGTGTTGAACGGTACATGGCTCCTTTCACCAGCTTAA